From Alloacidobacterium dinghuense:
CTTGTCCTTCCAGCGCAGATTGGTGCGCGGCGTATGGCCCTCCCGCTGTTGAACGCGGTTTCACTGTGGCTAACTGTGGTCTCGTTCGGAGTATTGATCAGCGCGTTTTTTGTTGGCGGAGGAGCGCCAATCTCCGGGTGGACAAACTATCCCCCGCTCAGTGCGATCGCTGCCGCGGGGCCCGGCCAAGCTGCAGGCATGGATTTGTGGTTGGCGAGCATCGGTATTTTCTGCCTGGCTTCGGTGTTAAGCGCAATCAATCTGCTGACGACTGTCATCTCCAAGCGCTGCGAAGGAATGACAGCGATGCGCATGCCGCTTACCGTCTGGGCATGGCTGGTGACGGCGGTGCTCATTCTCTTTGCCTTCAGCGTTCTATTTGCAGCGGTAGTGCTGCTGCTGAGCGATCGGCATCTGGCAACGAGTTTTTTTGTGCCGCCTGGAGAAGTCATCGACGGGCTGGTCCTTGATCGAACTCATCCGCACGCGAGCGGATCGCCAATGTTGTGGCTTCATCTTTTTTGGTTCTTTGGGCACCCGGAGGTCTACATCGCGATCTTGCCGGCAATGGGGTTGACTTCCTCTCTTCTGGCTAATTTCACGCGGCGTCCAGTTTTCAGTTATCGGTTCATGGTGGCAACTACACTCGCAATCGGTTTTTTCGGGCTGCTGGTGTGGGGACATCACATGTTTGTGAGCGGAATGAATCCCTATGCAGGAACAGCGTTTGCATTGACGACGATGGCAATCGCCATCCCCAGTTCTGCGAAGATGTTGGGATGGATGGCCATGCTGTCTCGCGGTCGTGATAGCCGCGTCACTCCTCTACCGACGCCAATGCTGTTTACGTTGGGATTTCTATCTTTTTTTATTGCGGGCGGCCTCACAGGGCCCATTCTTGCGCAGCCGGTTCTGGATGCTTACCTGCACAATACCTATTTCGTGGTTGCACATTTTCACCTGATCATGGCGATGGCAGGGATGTTTTCACTCTTCGCGGCGGTGTACTACTGGTTTCCCCTGATGACCGGTCGCATGATGAACGAACGGCTGGGCAAATGGCACTTCTGGCTCTCTCTCGTCGGAGCCTATGCGACCTTCTTTCCCATGCACTTCGCCGGCCTTGCCGGACAACCGCGACACTACGCCCAACTTACCGGGAGCACGTCGATGCTGAATTCCCTGCTGCCGCTGCAAACCGGAATTACGCATTCGGCGCTCTTCCTGGCGACGGCGCAGCTGCTTTTTCTGATCAATCTTGTCTGGAGCGTGCGACGCGGAGAACCTGCCGGGGCAAATCCCTGGCGAGCTACAACGCTGGAGTGGGCACCCGATAACATCCAATACAGGGTCAACCGGGGCCCTTATGAATATCGTTTTCACACAAATTCAGCCGACTTCGTTCTGCAGTGTGCCGAGGAGGCCGAACAGGAGTAAGCTGTACGCGAGAGGGATTCCGCGCATGCCCGCCACCTTTACTCGTACCCCAGCCGAAATTGATCGTAAAGATACTGGAATTGGCGGCAAGCCGCCAGTCGACAGGCGGCCTACGGGTGGAGGCGGAGGCGACGATAACTGGGATAATCATCCACAGGGGAGGCGCGGGCCACGCGAACTGTTGACACGCTATCGTCTTGGGCTTTTCTTTGCCCTGGCGGGCGATCTGATGTTTTTTATCGCGATTGTGAGCGCTTTTTTTGTGCGGCAGAATGCCGGGCATTTCGATCCCCGCGATAACTACGTGTCCGACTGGCACCCATTGGCAGTTCCACCGATTCTCTGGATTAATACAGCTATTTTGCTTCTGAGCAGCGCGACGATCGAAACTGCGCGCCAGCACCTTTTTCACGAAGTCGATGTGATGGAGGAGTGGCTTGGGCTTGGACGGCCAGCCGTGCGACGCGCGTCACCCTGGCTGATCGGTACAGTTGTCTTAGGCCTAATGTTTTTGGCCGGACAATGGATAGCTTGGCAGCAGCTCGCCTCGCAAGGCCTCTTCTTCGGGACAAATGAAAACAGCCACTTCTTCTACCTGATCACAGCGACCCACGGAATCCATCTTGGATTGGGTATTCTGGCGCTCGCGATCGCACTCTGCGCGCTGTTTCTACTTCGACGGGTTGAGATGCGTCAGATTGTCGTCGATTGTACGGCGTGGTATTGGCACACCATGGGTATCTTCTGGGTCTTCTTGTTTGTCCTTCTGACTTGTTTTCAATAACGCCTTTGTCACACCGCTGAAGCTTCACAGGTCCTGTTCCATGGCCGACCTAGAGCCAACTTCTGCTGCAATTACACTTACCACTACATGCTTGCCTGCTCACAACTGGGACGTACACTTACATCACCTGAACCACGCTCTCTCCTTACTGATGTGAACTTCGAATTGCAGCGCGGCGAAGTGCTCGCCGTGGTTGGACCAAGCGGTTCGGGCAAGAGCACTCTGCTTCGACTGTTAAATCGGCTGGATGAGCCCACAAGCGGTACCGTCTGCCTGAACGGGACAGACACACGCACGCTGCCTCCACGCGAACTGCGACGGCGAATGGGGATGGTGATGCAACGCGCTTATCTCTTCCCCGGATCAGTTGCAGAGAATGTTGCCTTTGGCCCAAGGCAAAATGGCCAGAGCATTCCCGCAAATGAAATAAACGCATTGCTTGCCCACGTTGGACTGGCAGGGTTCGGATCGCGCGATGCACTTACGCTCTCCGGGGGAGAGGCACAGCGTGTTGCCATTACTCGAGCGCTGGCGAATAACCCGGAGACGTTGCTGCTCGATGAACCCACCTCAGCGCTCGATGAAGCAGCGCGGCTGGGGGTCGAGGCACTTCTGGAATCGTTGATCTACGAGCGCCATTTAACGTGCGTATGGGTGACACACAGCAGCGAACAGGCTCGCGCAATGGCGGACAAAGTTCTCGCTCTTGAATTTGGACGCGTTAAAGCTTATGGACCTGCGGCTGAGGTGCTGCGTGCTTAATCATTTGTTTCACTCGCAGCTTACACTCGGCATTGCGGAATGCGTTGTGGCCGCACTGCTCGCGTTGGCGGTCATGCTCCTGGCGCGCAAGCGTGCCCCCGGAATACTCAAAGAATTGCCCGTCGCGGAGATTCGAGGTGTAGTACAGATCGTGGCCGTGGGTGCGATTCTCGCGCTCATGCTGCGCGGACCTCAGTGGACATCCCTACTGGTTCTTGCTGTGATGATGCTTGCTGCGGCAAGCATTGTGCGGAAACGCGCGAAGCGCATTCCACGCGCATTCTTGCTGGCATTGACCTCTATTTGCGCCGGTACGGGCGTGGTACTGGCAATCATGATCGTCTTCGGCGTGATTCCACTGAAAATCACGATGCTTGTGCCGGTAGGAAGTATGGTGATTGCGAATACGATGAACACGCAGTCACTTTTTCTTGATCGACTACGTGGTGAGGTCACCTCTCATGTTGGAGAAATTGAATCGGCATTGGCACTTGGAGCGAGCGCTGATGCGGCTGTACTGCCCTATCTCAACGCCGCGTTTCGCGCTTGCCTGATTCCTTCGGTCGACAATATTCGCTCGCTAGGAATTGTCTGGATTCCTGGTATCATGGCCGGCATGGTGCTTTCAGGAGCTTCGCCTATGTTTGCTGCACTCTATCAATTTGTTGTGTTGACGACGATCTTCTCTGCCTCCGCGCTTGCTTGTTTTGTTTCCAGTCACCTGGTCACGGGGCGGATTTTCACACTTCATGAGCAGTTGATGCTGCGATGAAGTCAGTCGGGAATCTGCCATCCGACTCCAGCATTCGCCAGGGTGTTTTCGCCGGTGGCGTCGCCTAAGAGCGCTTTGGCCATCTCCGGAAACGCCTTTTGCACTTCATCGGTTCTCGCCCACACCGGCACGTCCATCATTTTATATTTGTAGGTAACGGTCGATTTGAGCATTCCATTCGCTTCTTTCGATGGCGGCGTAAAGCTGTCAATGCTGGTCACTTCACGATGCCCATAGCAGAACCTGCTCCCTGCGCGCTCGCCCGCAGCGGTTAGCGCATAGACCTCAACATGAATACTCTGGTCTTCCGTGCGCTTCATCAGTCCGGAATTCATCAGTGCATCCATGCGCTGTTTGTCTTGTTTCGCATCGGGTCCCGGACTGACTTCGTATGGGAATCGCAGCGCGCTTGGAAAGAGACAGTCGTTGTGGTTCGCGTAATAAGCATTTAAGCCTGCCATAAAGTTTTCGTCTGTTGGCTTTGTTTTGGATGAGCATCCCGCCACCAGCAAAATCACACCAGTCAGAATTACCGTTAATTGCTTTCGAATCGTGCCTTGCATTCTTGCTCCTTGCTATTCTTTTCAACTTGTTACACATCTAAGAAGCATTTGTTGCAGAAAGGGCAGTCCGGATCTCCATGAAGAAGTTTGATCAGGCGCGATGCGGAGACCTGCACAAAAATTGTCTGCACACGCCTTCGGCATGCAAATTGAGAGAAGATTCATCGATAGCATTATGCGACTTGCGCTGTCGCGCCTAAAATTGAGCTAATGCGATTTCGACCTCCCCTGCACATTTGCGCATGCGCGATCACGGTTCTCCTTGCAGCTTTTTCTCTCAGCGGGCAGACACAGGATCAAAAGCCTGCCACTGCAACGCTTGATGAGCGGCAGATATTACACCACCTCAATTCGGTCATTACCTGGTATCGCAAGAACAAGACGCAGATCCAGCCGGTGGGCCTTCCCACGGATGCGCTCTATCAGTCGACTGCGAACAAAATGGCGACCGAGGTAGTGGCGCTTGCATTTGCATCCGCGGAAAAGGCTGCTCCCCTTCTGCCCAGCGAGATTCCTCAGGGGGCGGCCTCAACATCGCACCAGAACCTCGTGAAGCTGCTGCAGGATACAACCACCCACAACGCTCAGTTACAGACGCAGATCAACCAGCTGAACAGCAAAATCGCTTCGGCCCGGCGCCGCGATGTACAGGCGCTGACCGACCAGAGAGATCGCCTGCAGGGCGAACTCGATCTCGGCAAGTCGATGATCAATTCGCTGACTCAGTTGACCAGGAATTCTGAGCAGAAAGCTACAAAGAAGAAGGGGGATTCGGAAAATCAGCCCAATCCAAATGGGTTTGAAGCCAGTGTTGCGCAACTGAAGAGTACTCTGCCGGAAATTTTTGACCCTAAGAACCAACCGGTTACCGCGTCGACTCCGCAGAACATCAATAGTCCAACTGGATTGTTCGGGGCCCTTCACAGGCTTTACGACCAATCTGTGAGCCTCCGACAAATTGAAAGCCTTCAACTCGAGACGAACCAATTGGAGGATTTCGTCAACACCTTACGCTCGCCTCTCCGCACAGAGCTGCGAGCAACGATCCAACAGGGTCGCGCGTTGTCAACCACTGCGGATAATCCTCAACCAGGCGAGGCGCTCCCTTCAAAGCAGGACTTTGACACGCTCGCTGCCAGATTCGATCAGATTGCGGGAGTAGAAGTGCCGCTGAGCCAGGAAGTGGTGGCCCTCGACGAGAGCAAGGCGAACCTTGAGGATTGGCGCAACTCCATACGGCGCGAGTCAGGTGCGCTTTTACGTAGCGTTTTGGTCCGCGTGGGAATCATGATCGCAGTGCTTGGTTTTCTGCTACTGATTTCCGACTTATGGAAAAGGGCGACGTTTCGCTACATTGCCGACAATCGACGCAGAAGGCAATTCCTCGTCGTTCGACGATTTGTCATCGGCTTTCTGATCGGGCTGGTCTTGATCTTCAGCTTTGTTACCGAGTTCAGCGCACTGGCTACATTCGCCGGATTTCTAACGGCCGGCATCGCCGTAGGACTCCAGACCATTCTTCTGTCAGTCGCGGCGTATTTCTTCCTGATTGGTCGCTATGGTATCCGGGTGGGTGACCGCATCACGATTTCGGGCGTGACGGGCGATGTTATCGATGTCGGCTTTGTGCGGTTTTATATGCTCGAGTTGGCCGGCACAGGCATCGACCTGCAGCCGACGGGACGCGTTGTTGCCTTTGCCAACGCCGTGCTCTTTCAGCCGACGACGCCGATGTTTAAGCAGGTTCCCGGGACGCATTACTCATGGCATGAGATTTCGATTGGATTGCAACCTGCGGGCAATCACAAGCTGGTCGAAGAGACGATGATGCAGATTGTTCAGAGTGTCTATGAAAAATATCAGCCGCTCCTCGACCGACAGCAACGCAGCATTGAGGAGAGGTTTGAGGTACCGTTTGCGCCGCTGAAGCCGAAGGCACAGCTCCAGCTTACGGACACTGGGCTTGAAGCGGTGGTGCGCTATCCAGTGAGCCTGCGTCACAATGTCGAGGCCGACGACGAAATTACGCGTCGATTGCTGCAACTGATCTCGCGGAATGGGGAACTGAAAGAGACGGTCGCTGGATTGCCGAAGATTCGATCTGCTGTTCGCGCATAAGATTGCACTCACAGCAGCCCGTAATTCTTATTCGGCAATGCCTTCTGTTTGGGCCTTTACCTTTCCGCTCTTGATGGCTTTTACGAGAGTCGCATGATCGGCTTCCGTCTGGTCGCCGTACCGCTCGGCCCAATCGGCCAGAGCTTCATCAAGAATTTTCGAATTGCCGCAGTAACTGCCGGCTCACTGGTGCGGGAATGAGCGCGTGCCAGGATAGTGCCACAGGCCCAGGCAACAAAGTTGAACGACTCGCCGCTCAGTCCCAAGGACCGACTACCGTTTCGTCGAAGTCGTTTAAATCAAATACGAGGTCGCGCTGTGGCGTACCGAAAAAACCGAAGTTGTTACCTTCAGCTTTGCCTTTGTCATTCGCCCTGGCAGCGGCTGGCACATGCCGGGAATGCCGTTCTACCTGGCGGCTCTCTTCGTCTTCATGTCGCTGATCCTCGCGCTCTTCGTAACGCGGCGACAGGGAAGTGTCGGGACCAGCAATTAAAAAGTTGTCATCCTGAGCGGAGCACCGAAGGTGCGCAGTCGAGGACCTGCTGTTCCGCAAACCAGCGACAAATGTGTGCGTGGGTCGGTGTCCAATTTATTCAGCAACCTTTGGGTGCGCCATCCTTTCGCGTTCTTTGCGAAAGGGTGGGATCAATCCACAGCCGCAGGGTCCTAACGCGCCTTCACGCCAGCCTGATATACCGTCTGCCCGTTCACCACTGTCCGCAAGACCTGCGTCCTCAAAATCTCAGGCGGAGCGA
This genomic window contains:
- a CDS encoding ABC transporter permease; protein product: MLNHLFHSQLTLGIAECVVAALLALAVMLLARKRAPGILKELPVAEIRGVVQIVAVGAILALMLRGPQWTSLLVLAVMMLAAASIVRKRAKRIPRAFLLALTSICAGTGVVLAIMIVFGVIPLKITMLVPVGSMVIANTMNTQSLFLDRLRGEVTSHVGEIESALALGASADAAVLPYLNAAFRACLIPSVDNIRSLGIVWIPGIMAGMVLSGASPMFAALYQFVVLTTIFSASALACFVSSHLVTGRIFTLHEQLMLR
- a CDS encoding cytochrome c oxidase subunit I, coding for MSSGVQITKAPRRWFLTTDHRTIGIAYLLLSLIAVAVGTMLSIFMRIHIVAPNLKLPLWGVVPPEGYLALVTMHGTLMVFFVLTTAPVNGFASLVLPAQIGARRMALPLLNAVSLWLTVVSFGVLISAFFVGGGAPISGWTNYPPLSAIAAAGPGQAAGMDLWLASIGIFCLASVLSAINLLTTVISKRCEGMTAMRMPLTVWAWLVTAVLILFAFSVLFAAVVLLLSDRHLATSFFVPPGEVIDGLVLDRTHPHASGSPMLWLHLFWFFGHPEVYIAILPAMGLTSSLLANFTRRPVFSYRFMVATTLAIGFFGLLVWGHHMFVSGMNPYAGTAFALTTMAIAIPSSAKMLGWMAMLSRGRDSRVTPLPTPMLFTLGFLSFFIAGGLTGPILAQPVLDAYLHNTYFVVAHFHLIMAMAGMFSLFAAVYYWFPLMTGRMMNERLGKWHFWLSLVGAYATFFPMHFAGLAGQPRHYAQLTGSTSMLNSLLPLQTGITHSALFLATAQLLFLINLVWSVRRGEPAGANPWRATTLEWAPDNIQYRVNRGPYEYRFHTNSADFVLQCAEEAEQE
- a CDS encoding mechanosensitive ion channel family protein, which translates into the protein MRFRPPLHICACAITVLLAAFSLSGQTQDQKPATATLDERQILHHLNSVITWYRKNKTQIQPVGLPTDALYQSTANKMATEVVALAFASAEKAAPLLPSEIPQGAASTSHQNLVKLLQDTTTHNAQLQTQINQLNSKIASARRRDVQALTDQRDRLQGELDLGKSMINSLTQLTRNSEQKATKKKGDSENQPNPNGFEASVAQLKSTLPEIFDPKNQPVTASTPQNINSPTGLFGALHRLYDQSVSLRQIESLQLETNQLEDFVNTLRSPLRTELRATIQQGRALSTTADNPQPGEALPSKQDFDTLAARFDQIAGVEVPLSQEVVALDESKANLEDWRNSIRRESGALLRSVLVRVGIMIAVLGFLLLISDLWKRATFRYIADNRRRRQFLVVRRFVIGFLIGLVLIFSFVTEFSALATFAGFLTAGIAVGLQTILLSVAAYFFLIGRYGIRVGDRITISGVTGDVIDVGFVRFYMLELAGTGIDLQPTGRVVAFANAVLFQPTTPMFKQVPGTHYSWHEISIGLQPAGNHKLVEETMMQIVQSVYEKYQPLLDRQQRSIEERFEVPFAPLKPKAQLQLTDTGLEAVVRYPVSLRHNVEADDEITRRLLQLISRNGELKETVAGLPKIRSAVRA
- a CDS encoding ABC transporter ATP-binding protein — protein: MLACSQLGRTLTSPEPRSLLTDVNFELQRGEVLAVVGPSGSGKSTLLRLLNRLDEPTSGTVCLNGTDTRTLPPRELRRRMGMVMQRAYLFPGSVAENVAFGPRQNGQSIPANEINALLAHVGLAGFGSRDALTLSGGEAQRVAITRALANNPETLLLDEPTSALDEAARLGVEALLESLIYERHLTCVWVTHSSEQARAMADKVLALEFGRVKAYGPAAEVLRA
- a CDS encoding cytochrome c oxidase subunit 3 produces the protein MPATFTRTPAEIDRKDTGIGGKPPVDRRPTGGGGGDDNWDNHPQGRRGPRELLTRYRLGLFFALAGDLMFFIAIVSAFFVRQNAGHFDPRDNYVSDWHPLAVPPILWINTAILLLSSATIETARQHLFHEVDVMEEWLGLGRPAVRRASPWLIGTVVLGLMFLAGQWIAWQQLASQGLFFGTNENSHFFYLITATHGIHLGLGILALAIALCALFLLRRVEMRQIVVDCTAWYWHTMGIFWVFLFVLLTCFQ
- a CDS encoding DUF2252 family protein, with the translated sequence MPAAARANDKGKAEGNNFGFFGTPQRDLVFDLNDFDETVVGPWD